In the Solanum pennellii chromosome 5, SPENNV200 genome, one interval contains:
- the LOC107019916 gene encoding uncharacterized protein LOC107019916, with product MKDNIETMRKLGQEGLDNLLWYNLNTWCKKYFEEYSKCDVVDNNMAESFNAWIVSARYKTIITMLEEIRVKMMKRIGDLREFSNTWITDISPMSLKILQENIQKSMQCNLTWNGERGFEIKHHGFTHTVDIVNRRCSCRSWQLRGIPCPHGVAAIHYKNLEPIHYVASCYSKETYLSTYAHFIQPMNNMKMWSTSNNPIVKPPKIRKLPGRPVKVRRKEADESRKTGKLSKRGAVMTCSKCGTQGHNKRGCPTRNQADPSQSTEPVSQARSTGPSQSSEPSSHTQATESGRGKGTGRATRGRATRGRASGRGVPAQSHENVTNTETVNGRGRGRGTGRGAGSGREMAQERNVNEGLSRGRGMTQHSQTSSEANYSRGGLGRGKRPVEHEDTSGGQTRPFKRPRMVGVGIYQAKDGFTTLNPGLPSRRVINTGTKVTKRADVVTGDIGYTPVRGFKWKGKTTITSSNLERMRAEKVIQTRSVAAANAANSQGQTTSSRKTSVPWK from the exons ATGAAGGACAATATAGAGACAATGAGGAAATTAGGACAAGAAGGTTTAGATAATCTTTTATGGTACAATTTGAATACATGGTGcaagaaatattttgaagaatatagCAAATGTGATGTTGTGGACAACAATATGGCAGAAAGCTTTAATGCTTGGATAGTGTCTGCAAGGTATAAAACCATCATCACAATGCTTGAGGAGATAAGGGTGAAGATGATGAAAAGAATTGGTGATTTGAGAGAGTTCTCAAACACTTGGATCACTGATATATCTCCTATGTCTTTGAAGATTTTGcaagaaaacattcaaaagtCTATGCAATGTAACTTGACTTGGAATGGAGAAAGAGGTTTTGAGATTAAACACCATGGGTTTACACACACTGTGGACATTGTTAATAGGAGGTGTAGTTGCAGATCCTGGCAGCTTAGGGGAATTCCTTGTCCTCATGGTGTTGCTGCCATTCATTACAAAAACTTGGAACCAATCCATTATGTGGCTAGCTGTTATAGCAAGGAAACCTACCTCAGCACATATGCCCATTTTATTCAGCCAATGAATAACATGAAAATGTGGTCAACCTCAAATAATCCAATTGTAAAGCCACCAAAGATCAGAAAGTTGCCTGGAAGACCAGTTAAGGTTAGAAGAAAGGAAGCAGATGAAAGCAGAAAAACTGGAAAGTTGAGCAAAAGAGGTGCTGTAATGACTTGTAGCAAATGTGGCACACAAGGACACAATAAAAGAGGATGTCCTACAAGAAACCAAGCTGATCCAAGTCAATCAACTGAACCAGTTTCTCAGGCAAGAAGTACTGGTCCAAGTCAGTCATCTGAACCATCTTCTCATACACAG GCTACTGAAAGTGGTAGAGGAAAAGGCACAGGAAGAGCAACAAGAGGAAGAGCAACAAGAGGAAGAGCAAGTGGCAGAGGTGTTCCAGCTCAATCACATGAAAATGTTACAAACACAGAG ACTGTAAATGGTAGAGGTAGAGGTAGAGGTACAGGTAGAGGAGCAGGATCAGGAAGAGAAATGGCTCAAGAAAGAAATGTGAATGAAGGACTAAGTAGAGGAAGAGGAATGACTCAACATAGTCAAACTAGTTCAGAAGCAAACTACAGTAGAGGAGGCCTAGGAAGAGGGAAGAGACCAGTAGAACATGAAGACACTAGTGGAGGACAAACAAGACCTTTTAAAAGGCCAAGAATGGTAGGTGTTGGCATATACCAAGCTAAAGATGGATTTACAACTCTCAAT CCTGGATTGCCAAGTAGAAGAGTCATCAATACTGGTACAAAAGTTACAAAGAGGGCTGATGTTGTCACTGGTGATATTGGCTACACACCAGTACGTGGATTCAAATGGAAGGGGAAGACAACTATTACAAGTAGCAACCTGGAAAGAATGAGGGCTGAAAAGGTTATCCAAACTAGGTCTGTAGCTGCTGCTAATGCTGCTAATAGCCAAGGCCAAACAACTTCAAGTAGAAAAACTTCTGTGCCATGGAAGTAG